Genomic segment of Labrus mixtus chromosome 1, fLabMix1.1, whole genome shotgun sequence:
catttttatttatcctgGGCTCCTCAAAAGTAGAGGGAGGTCGTACAAGTAAATGTTTTTCACCCCATGTGTGATCTTCATATTCAAAATGGAGCcttattatttcatttgaacTAGAGGACGTTACCTTGGGTTTGTACGGCTGTGCAGTTTTGATGAAGTGGTTGTGCCTCGTCTTCTCCTTCTTGTCAGCCTGCATGCTGAAGGACTCATGACTTTTCCTCAAATGAGAACCAGGTCCTGCCGTGTGACGCCCCGACCTctgtacaaaatatgaaaacagtcTGACTTTTCTTAAAGTTAACAATGCATCGGACACCAGCTGACATCATGCATGAAAGGTAAGTTTCAAATATTCAAACTTTGCTGCCAAAACAGGAAAGTGCTTGAACTCACCCTATTGCTGCCATGGAGATTGTTATATATTATTCTGAAACGTTTCCTCGTGTAGTTGCACCTGTAAGTCCCGCCCATCAGGTACTCAATAACTAGGCCCACATCGATCAAAGTGATCTTATAGTTTGGCGGAAGATGGCtcttgaaaaggtggaaaaatgGTGAATTGAGATTAATCAGACTCTCTCTAAAATCAACATCAAGTCATCAAAAATGATCCAACTCTACCTGCTTAACATCCCTAACCAGGTGGAGGAGAGTCGGGTTGTTGGGAGGttgtttctgaaaaaaaaaatacaaataaataacaaacagagggttaagaaaaacacaaacctttttatCACAGTCGAACTTTAATGCTCAGATGGTGCATGTCTCGTAAGTTTACCATGTTGTAGAGCTCCTCCAGCCGATTGATTGTAAGAAATCGGTGCATGCTGACGCCGTTTTCAATGAGCAATTTGACAAAATCCACCCTGTCCATCACGAGCGCATCCAGCATCGCTTGCTCAAGAGAGCTCACCTAAACAAACAAGGATAAACATGCTGGCATGAAGCATATTTTTTATAGCAAATCGCTGTTTGGTCTTCTCTCTTATTGTGTTTGTTATAAAACCAAGACAATAAAAGGGAGAAGaccaaaaatgaagccaaattactaaaataaaacaataaatataagCTATCCCCTCATTTAAACACAAGCCAGGGTTCCcccacttttaaaataaacaaaagcacTGAGGGCAGTTTGTGTAGACAACTGTCATGAGCTTCATGTTACTGTAAAGACATGCAGTTCATGGCAGCCTGCCCAAGTCCAGTCCCCCGGGCTCTTCAGTCTGCAGATTGTGGTAGGCAGAGATTTTGGATCATTGTGGGTCAGTCCAAAGGTTTGGAGCTAAGGCTGAGCAAAGCAAACAACCCTACAGGCTgcggctcacacacacacacacacacacacacacacacacacacacacacaaataaacatgcagACATACCAGGAGCTGCTGCccgtacacaaacacatgattcTTGGCAATGTCTACGCGGTCCCAGGCCAGAGTCAGGACCAGCTGATCGAAGGCAGTTGCGTTTGTTCCTGAAATACACGAGTACGGCCATGggttacaacacacacacataaaaagagaAAGCTACATTAATTATGATTTTCCAGTTAGCCAGCTAGCAGGATTAGAGAGGGGTAGGAGAGCAGGGCCCGGGCAGTAATACACCCAATTACACCCTAATACAGAATCACAGCAGCTTAGACCGCAACATAAATTCGTCTTCAGTGTCCTGCTCTCTTCCTCAGTAATCTGCCTTATTGTCCTCTAGGAGAAACCTGAATCAAACAATCATTACCATCGTCTGACGAAGTACACGTTTGGATGTCTGACAATGATCTCAGAGGGAGTTTGAAGGAAAGTTTATCTGCTAAAAACAACTATTACCTTAACTAGAGTATGTACACTCAAAGAACCATCAGCTTCGAACAGCACTGGTTGTGACTTTCAAAATTCCCATTTAATCTTCAGCCTGCAAAATGAATTGAAGTGTTGTTGAGAGAAAGATCTCAAAGCAGTAAATATACTTCAAGACGCTGAAGAGCTTTGGTGGCCTGGGGTTCCTCTAACGATGAGTTACTGATTCACCACAATGACTGTGCTGTAGGGCTAACACAAATTTGCACAGTCAGAGTCAGGCATTATCTGTCTTTTCAGAGTTTTAACCTTTTCTCTTGAAACTATCAATCTGCAGTCACTTACACGTTCCCTTGCTTTTGTCTACATATAGGGGAATGAGGTTGAACAACAGAACAAATTTGCTGCACCTACTCAGAGTGAACACAACACCCTTCTTTAAGGTGGAAAACATCTTCAAAGGAAGAGAGGGCGGagtgaaaagaaacattaatcAGGCAGTTTTAGAATTGAACATGAGCTGAACTTGtacaatattaaaaaagaacCTCCTAATGTCCGTCTTTCTGCTGCTCAAAACGATGCAGAAGAAAATAAGAATTAGGAAGAGTGAGACTGAGACATGCAGCCCAGTGACTGACAGGGTTGGAATAAGGAGGCCCTGTGAATCTGAGCAACATGATCtcctcagacacacaaagacaaggGCACACAAAGGgggagggtggggtggggtgagGGGGATTAGTTCTCAAAGCATATCTATATCAGAATGAAAACATTACAAAGGCTTGAAATTTTAATCTCCTAATGCCAACAACCTCAGCATATGAATAGACTGGAACTGGATAAACTTTATAAGACTTTCAACCTCACCAAGTTGAGGAGAAAGAAGGTTCAGAGAGAAGTCACGCACTAACCTTGGAGTAAAGCCCTCAGGATGGCCACATCAATGTCCTGGTGCTCCTCGGAGCTGATGTGaaacacagtgatctgttttTTGAAGGAACAAGATAGCACTTATTAACATGTTCCCACAGACATTCTCCACATGTTTCCAGAGTTTCTGATATGTGGTGCATcagtttagaaaaacaaaaaaacgattCACACTTGTGCACTAGTTATTTTAGATAACAGTTGCTGCATTTTCTCTTGTTAATCTTGAAgattttgtatttgattgtCAGAGCTTCGCCCAGTTATATCAGTGCAGCACTCATCCATCGAAATAGAGATCAATACATAGGaaacaaatatgaataataagtatataaacacaagaaaaatgtgtgattaaaaatgtgatgttcATGAACGTACCAATTCTTTGCTCTTCATGCACTCCATCAGAGTCTGAAAGAGATGGATGGCATCGCTGTGGCTGAAGTTGAAGGTTTTCTTAATGGTTGCTAGGATGTCCGTCTCCACGCCATCAGGAAGGCCGCTGTAGAAGAACGGTAAGACAGAAGGTACAGTTAGACAACGCTTACATCTGCACAGCTTGAAATACTACAATTACAAGGAGCGTATTCTAAGCATCATctaacaacacaacacagtgaccTCCTGACTCGTTACTTTATCTGTCTCAGTTGAATTCTGCCCACTCTTTTTCAGTCAACAGCTGTTTTCATGtatgtgaaaactttttttgagaATTTAGAGAAAATCTCAGGCAGGCTGCTCCTGAATCGTCTCGCTTGTACAAACATgaacctcacagcgggaggTCAGATAGGACAAAGGGGGAACTCAGGAGGCAAGTCATGACTAGTCTAAAAAATCTGCTGTTTGTGATCACATAAGCACCAAAGGTAATACACAAAATATTgaataggaaaaaaaataaacacacggATCACATTATATAAAGGTATGTTTTGATGCAGGATAACAGATCATATTTATCACTTCAGATCACATTCACATCAGATGTATGTGTATACAGTAAACTATGTCAAATGTAGTGAGATTAAATGTATTCTCTGCAGTTTGATAGGATCTAAAGATGAGTCCACAAGACTGTTTGcatggtgagtgtgtgtactgtaacaTTTACCAGAAGAAATGTTGTTCTATAAAAATTACAACAAATTTATTGTTGTCATAAAAAGTTTATTGGCTGATTACGTTAGATAACTTTTgaggagacaggaaatgtgtggagagaggggggaggggtggcACGCACCAAATATGGGCAGGACTTGGAGTTGATGCGGCCGTCAAAGGAACAGCAGAAAAAGATGTAATACTCTTTGAAACATTTGTTGAAACCTCAATCTTATTCATCAGTTCTCCTCCTGttctttcatgtgttttgttatttcactttttctatTAAAAAATTATATTAGAAAAGGAAGTAGAGATCTTTGGCACATCCTCTGCctgctccgtgtgtgtgtgtgtgtgtgtgtgtgtgtgtgtgtgtgtgtgtgtgtgtgtgtgtgtgtgtgtgtgtgtgtgtgtgtgtgtgtgtgtgtgtgtgtgtgtgtgtgtgtgtgtgtgtgtgtgtgtgtgtgtgtgtgtgtgtgtgtgtgtgtcctaccCTCCCTCCTCAGTCTGCTTGTGGACGTAGGCCAGTATGTCAGCAGCGCGGCCCGTTCCCTCGCACACCACCACAGGGACAGGAGGGCTCTCCTGAAGATACTCCAGGACAGTCAGGATCACATTAGGCCCCCCTTCAAAGATCAGCGCCACAACAGGAACCCCCTGACCGATTCCTacgaaaaagagagaggacagcGTGCTTAAAGTTAAGGTTCATATTAATTTATTCACCAATAAGTTTTGACCCGAATGACAGTTTGCAAAAGGTTGAGATGATAAAGGCCGACTCGCTGTTATCTTCTCATTTCCAGCAGGCAGAGCCAAACCGCCCCACAATGGTGGGTTACATTGTGAACTTTAGACTTATCTGAACAGTACAGTATGTAAGGGTCATTTAAAATCATACAGTGTCTTATGGTGGAGTTATGATTTATTGATATTCTGAAATAAATTCAACTCAGCTCTCATGAAATTCTCCAGGTGTTGAGAGAGCTTGACACATTTACGTGTATTTAGattttgtgttcagtgtttcccctatcATTATActccccccttgaaggtcaagtaaaaaatttttttttttcatttttattgtttaaagatttatttttgggctttttgtgcctttattgtagggataggatagtggatagagtcggaaatcatggaaataagtcatttaaggataccttttcttagaaaaggacatctgtcattaaaagtaacacatgaacaccaagattccttcaagtgtttgtgtcgccgtgTCAGCATGTTGGCGTGTCCCCACCCCCAACACTGTAAagctaggggaaacactggatgggacagtggataggcgcgtcagcatttccaatatggcaacctcCAATGTTGAGCTTCATAATGcatcttcagaaaccaatgggtggcATCACAGACCATGTTTAATACAGTCACtggtttgtatgtgtgtttaagggggaatctgcactctgttgagctcTACTAGCTTGGGATagcaaaaatgttaaattatgtCCAGGAAGGACTTTATTCTTTTTCATGTACAACTTCAAAAGCACCCTACAGCAAATGACACTTAAACAATTATAATCTCaaattggaaaatgtttttatgttataaGATGGATTTCAGGGATTTCAAGGGTCAAGTGTTTTATCGTGACTTGGAGTGAGGGGAAAACATCAGTagggatgtgttttgtttttgcctttaataATGTCATTGCATTATCTCAGAGAGGATCCCCAGACTGCTTCTGCAGATTTTAAGGTAATCCCATATAATCTGTTGTTGCGCTGGTATCCAAGCGATGAAAACTACTGGATtgaatttgctgtttttcttacGTGCATGTATTCTTTGGAGGTTGATGTGTTTCTCCAGGTCCCGCCTCAGATTGACCTCAGCGCCGTACTTGCCCACAGTCCCATCATCCACCAGGAGGAAGTGAGAGTGCAGATTGTTGAGAACATTTAGTTTGCTGAGAGGGTTCAGCAGCGTCTGATACGGAGCGACGATCTGTAGGGTGGACATGGAGGtacagaataaaagaaaagggtggggggggtgaaaaatgacttcagcaccttaataaaacaatttaaactaTATCAAAATCAGTGCATTCATGAGACCAACTCAACAGTATAAAGACAGAGGTTATCTAATGTCAGGCTCTCAAAGAGTAAGAAATGTGTCTTACGTCTCTGCCGATGAGATCGTTCCTGTTTTCAATGACTCCCCACGGTGCGATCCCAATAGTGCAAATTTTCTTTGATGATCTTGAACAGTGCTTTTTGAGAGCGTCTCCCACATGCTTGGCCACACCTGTTGGAAGAATAGAATAAACAGTCAAAAAAACCTTCATTATTTTAACAGGGGATACAAGTTTTGAGAAACAAAGCACTAATCAGTAACTTTGCACGTAAAGAGAAAGAGCCAACACCCTTTAGCTGCTGAGACCAAGAGGCTCCATTTTGGGGCAAGTCTTCAACAAATACACTAGCCCTGAGATTGTTGTGAGCCACAATCTTTAGCTAATGGATCTTATGGTTTCAGCAATAATTTGTGAGCAAGGAGACCCTCCCAAGTGGCCAGGGTGCCAGAGAGGCATTAAAAGTAATCACTGGTCTGGGTAATTGACCCTGTGAGTAATGATTTAAACACTATGATCAGACCACATCATCTTAACGCTGCGCTGTGGCTGCAGACACACCTTGGCCCAACGCACAGCAAAATGACGCGTTTGGGGCCCGGCATTACAACTTCTGCAACATCAGCGCATCACACTGATGctagttgtgtgtttgtgtagctttGTGCACAATGTAAGTGTGTGCAAGTGTTCATTAGGGAATCTGTAAAGGAGCAGGGCTGGAGGGGAGAAAGAGTTATTGAGCTGCCATTACTTTTCAAAACCAGTCATACTTAATCTACTCACAGGAGGCGCATTCACAAGTTAGATGGAATATTTCATTAATTCAATATAACATTGACATCTAttcctttttaatatttgtttattttcctgttttaacACTGACAAATTGTGTCAACGATTAAAAAGTACCTACAACCACTTCAGGCTAGTTTCATTCAACTTTACAGTCTCTCTGCTGATATTGTTCCACCTGTCGCTCTAATAATGTTCTTCATTCAGGTGGGGGGGAAACAGCTTATTCTTTTATGTAAAATACATCTCAAACTATCATGGTGGTTACTGACACAGTGATGagcaagttaataaaaaaagtccaagatttatttttgcctttatttgagaagACAGATGATCTATTAGGAAACCAGGGAgcaagagagagtggggaatgacatgcaggaaaggagccaagaAGTCAGACTTGCATGATGCTTCTAGCAGCACTTTATTAAGTTGGTTGAAGCAGGGCTAACACCAAAGCCTCAATCAAACATTGCCTTTGAAGATATTAGAAAGAGCCGTGCTGACGCACCTCACAGCACACAGACGTAGATATTAACGTAGACTTAGAAATAGATAGAAGAAAAGAATAGATCACCAAAGGAGTGGCTCATTGTCAGAAAAGCTAATCCAGCTATTGGAGGGAGTATCAAACCAAAATCAGATATTATAAAAATGGAGAATCTGTATTTTAAACAAGCTACATCTCAAAAAACAATCCATCTATTTCTGCCGTTTGAGTTTCTGTTCTTtcagactgatgatgatgaatgattGAGCAGCCCAGAGGCTGAAGAATCTGCAGCCTGCTGAAACTGATTGAGTGAAAGCACTGCTTGCTGGTACAGCAATACTTTTGTACTTACTGTTGGGGAAAAAGAGCTGAAAACTAGACGAGCCTGAGGCTAAATAATCTCTACAATGCACCACACACCTGTGTTGACCCCTCCAGTGAGGATCCAGGCCCCGGTAGTGACAGCAGCTTTGATGAGGCCCTTCCCGACCACCTGCTTGATGCGTGGGTGCAGCTCAAAGTTCTGAACTCCTCCATGGACAGAGATGAGGATCTTGGGCAGCTCCATTTGCCACTCCTTCAGCATCAGCTGCAGGATGCTCTCCGGCCGCGAGTCGTGGGACAAACGCGCATACTGCCCAAAGGTTTGACAGACACAAGAAAGTCAGGGTCATGTGGACAggttctttttctctcctcaatATCGAAAAGAGGAAACCAACACATTtggtatttttgtttaaaatatgacaatGATAACTATTATATCAAAATGTCTTTCAGTCAAATGGAAAACTGACTGACTTGTTTTAGCACTAGATTTTAACCATGTGCACAAATACAGGTAGAGTGTAgatcatttctttctttatttttattatttaatattttcatactTGATTTTAAAGTTGCATACACAAGTATTTTTTAAGGAAGTCAAGAAATCTCTATCATATAAGTGCACAGGGTTGAATGTGAATGATAATTGATCTTCACTTTAAGTCCAACTTGGTATTCTgtaatcaaaaacatttttccacaaTCCATCTCAAGTTGTCACACGCTCCCCCCCCTGAAGGAAGAGAAGAATTTGCCCTCCTACCTTGGCTCTGTAGGAGTGAGACCCTCCCTGGAAGTTTATGACACCATAGGCATCAGTGGGGCTCGCCTCCGTGTGTTTTTCCACCGACCACTCCTCCACCGTGGGCACGGACAGGTTGGAGTTATCACCCAACTTCACGTCCGAGTACTTGGTGGCCAAGCTGGCTGTGAAGCCAACATGCTGTCGGACCAGCCGCCCACAGCAGCACCTTCAAGGTGATCAGAATCATTTTAATATAAAGTACAATCATTAACTGGAACTTGTAAATGTAAATCATGCCCTTTTATGACAAATgtaatcagaagaaagtggatGAAAAAGGAAACGTTTAAAAGTACCACACCTCCTGAAGGAAAATGTCTTTTATACCACCCAAAACCAGACATCAATCTTTTAATCAAAAAAGGACCCCATGGTCTAAGATTAATGTTTAGCAACACTGataagattttatttatcaaaccAAAGAAATCCATTACAAAgataaaatattttgttattgAAGTCAATGATTTATAGAAGAATTCTATTCAGTTCAACCCTCTGCTCATGTCAAGTACAATATGCAATACCATCAATGACTCTCTTTACTAATGCCACTACCTACTAACAGCAACATCCAATCTTAGCTTAGCAATCGTTACTCTGGGCGAGCTTTAGATTTCTCTACACGCTGTATAAGAGTGTTGAAGAAGCTGTACACAGGAGAAAGATGGGATCATGTGACTAAATATTGTGCTTTAAAAGCCTACTTAAGCAAGCATAAAGCATTTGTCTTTATAACTAAAGCCTATGTTTTTACAAACTGCATTAAACTCCCTCTTCACAAATGCTACTATATTGGAGCttaggctaacattagcagcgCTGGAGCTAACTTTGAAGATTGGTTATGTTATATTCGAGCATGCAGAGTCAAACAAGTTATCCTGAAAGcgtgaaaaaaaggttttaaattgaaaacaaacagaacaaatgttTCCTTATAGAAGGAACATCTCAATATGTTCTTTAAAACATCAGTTGGGGAAAACTGTTCCCGTCTATTTCTGCtattcacagtttgtttttcagctgaTAGAATCAATGCTAACTAGCTTAAAAGGCAAAGCCCAGTCTTCTCTAAATGTCTGAAATCCAAGAATTAAGAATTAGCAAGAGCCTCACATGAAACAGTTTTCTGTATTACTATTAAAAACTGAATTAATGATGTATAAGAATGTAAAGCTTAGGCTTTAAAATCAGTATTTTCAAATGAACGTCTCAATCCACTGCTTTATCCTTCAAATAacttttatctatatcctgttaaaaaactaaataaacctTATCAAAACAACGGACCTGTATGACAGGGTCGGAGACCTTCAAGGCTGTAGGTGAGCTGTGCTTCAGGTATGCGGTTTCGAtttgttattatttaaattaatcaaCAACccctgctttttgttttcacacctgCTTTAATCACCTTAAAGGCGAGAGCGAGCATCCTGACACACAAAGCCTGGAAGTTAATTATTTCCTGAGGAGGGTACCTGTATACCcacaggcttttttttccctggtGAAAAGTAACCGGTCGAGTTACAAAGAACtagtgaaacaaacaaataataaacactTACCGGACTAGCTGTTGGCAGATTTGGCATCCTGGAAGGCATCTGGAAAGAATTTCACAACATTTAAGTATcacaaatgtaaatgtatacAACACACACTGCTTAAATGTAGGGCATACTTTCAAAGTATTATATAATGGTTGGAGTGTGAAGCTCTACGTGGAAACAGTTGTTGAGGACATAAAGGAAGGTTATCTGTCAGCTGGGCACGCCGCCCGAATAGATTGGCCTTTAACCAAGTTGTGAAACCTGCCAAGGGGGGCTCTCACTCTGATCGCAGTCACATGCAGACCTGTGGTCCAGTGTGAAGTGAGACCATGTTCAATAACACCTCAGAATCCTCCTCAGGGCAGCAGCACATACTTTAGTTAGTGCAGAAAAGCCAGTGGCAAATAATTAATGCGAAAGAAAGCTGAAGGAGAAAAGGGTTATCCATTATCACTGAATGTGtgagaagaaaggaaggaatgCCACAACTTGAACAGAAATGGCTTACACACAAAGGATGTGgttaaacaataaatacatgcaAGTGTGAGAAACTTATTCATAGTAAATAACAAAGAATAGACAGAAAGGGTGTTGTTTTAAACAACTTGCTGCTGCTGTACCTTTGACTGAGATATTTCGTGCCTGTCTCTCATGCACAAATTGTATACAGTGACCCACACGCTCAGCCAATGAGAGGCCTTTCTAACTATTTCAACACTGCTTTGTAAGATTCCAGTAAGTCTGGAGAAAATCCTGCTGCACTTGATAAAAGAGCGCACAGTTCCTCACTAAATATAAAAGTTATCGTttaaaactaacaaaacaacataagtGAGTATGAAACATGTAGTTTACATTCTTCAGAATtaaataacagaaatgtttaaagGGAAGCCAAATAATGAATATGATTTTGGGTGAATTGATTAGAAGTAACACTCGTAGAATACATGACACAGGTTCACCTTCACTGGTCTTCCCTCACACTAAACGCTGTAATTACAGTCACAGACGTAAACATCAAAATTATGTAGAAACAGACTCATTTTCTCTTCGGAGAGTAGTGGTTAGGGTTTGAACTGTCTTTAAAAGCACACTGTACAATTACAACGTTTCCATGGCTATGGCCACAAAGCACTCTGCAGTGAGTCGGAGCACATACCTGTGGGGGTCCTTTGACACTGGAAGTATGTACACACATTCCCTCTTGGTGAAAGTGCTTTCTATCCAGGGTTTCTGGGACtgtgaacaaaaagaaacagttgCATGTTGAGGGACATTAATTGAATCTGAtgttcctgctgctttgttATGTTTGCATTTAATGAATTCAAGCTGCTGAGCTAATTGTCCCCTGTGGATGCTTGAAATAACAATGCTGCTCTGTGTAGTAATTAagttttcacacaaacagcGCTGACATTCAATCCATTGTTGTTAAGCAAAgacaagggaaaaaaaagtttttaaaaaaggagctgAATCAAAATgggtttttaaatcatttaaaaacatctttctgcaAAATGTTGAAGTCAAACAACCACAGAGGGCAAGAGAAGACTTGTAACCCCCTTCATCTAAGACTGACTCTATGAAAATATGCAGGATTAATGagattaagaaataaaaacataattccTATATCTATGACTACTAGTGCTACTACAGTTCAGGCGGCACCAAAGCTGCAGGTGTCTGCCAATGCAATAAGACGGTACAAATAATCACTTTTCTTTTAGAGAAAGGGTTTATCACAAAGGAATTTTCAATTTATGCCTCATGTTTCCCCCCCAGTACAGCTGAGAGGGACCGCGTAGAGATTAGACATTTTAATCCTTCCCAGCACTGAGAGGGAAACCTGCAAACACAGTCACCTGCTTCAGACCAAAGCGTTTCAACTATTCCTCAAACTCAAACAATAGTGttacaacagcagcagcagcatacaGTAACACAGGACATGTAGTATCACAGGCTTTAGCAGCAGCTTCTGGCTGACGCTAAAAAGTTTAGATTTTGTTAACACGCAATATAATTAAAGCCATTTTGCATAAAGGAAAAGTTTTTAGTAAGCAATTATTTGTATCGATCCCTACAAGGACACAGAGCCAGCTTTCATAGTGCCTCGGTGTTAAATGCTGCCTAAAGCAAATGGTGgtttacagaaaaaaattaacaaacagGTCATCCTGCGAAGCCACAGAGCGAATACCTGgacatcctcctcttcatctctgtgTTTAAGGGCTTTGTACAGGAACATACCAGGACTCCTTCATGCATCTCCTGGACAAACCACAGTCACCACAGCCTCCTCTGAGCACTGGATTATCAGCAACAAACCAATCGATGCCTGCCTCAGTACctcggaaaaaaaaagagatccaaACACAATTCCTACACAGGTCTCAAAGTGTACGGTAACCACACAGATCCTGCCCGAGTTAAAAGCTGAGCCATCAGTGAGAAGTTGCAGCCTCCAAAACTCCATCCACTGTTAATCTGTAAGAAGGCACTCAGGGGGCAGATGAATGTGTCTGAGACAAACTAGATATTATACTTAACGCTGGGGAGAAAGAGACAAGGGAGACGGGGGGGTGTGGGAGAGGATTAGTTCATGGGCAGAGGCTTCAATGATATAAACCTAGTTGTCTGCTGAAGACACACCACCAACTGTGATTCatgcagtacacacatacagtaaaacCTCTCTTAACAACTGATGGCATGCTCTAACAACTCAAAAGGGCATCCTGACCATTagaaaaatgactaaaaaaagTAAATCCAGATTAGCAGAGGGCTGCAAACTAACATAACCGTGAAATAACAAAACTCACAACATGGCTTCACGTATCAACATAAAGACAGGGGTATGAATGTTCACATTTAGGTCTGAATTCTgcatctggtgtgtgtgtgtgtgtgtgtgtgtgtgtgtgtgtgtgtgtgtgtgtgtgtgtgtgtgtgtgtctatacaTGACATAAGCAACCCTTATTATACTCTGAAAATAGTGGCATCATCATTATGGGTTTGGACATGACATGAATGTCTCAAGTCTCAGATACGTAGCTTAAATAAGGCCAACTAAACTTCGGGGTTTCATATGCAGACCTTTAGTAGTATTGTCTATCATTGACGTACATTTTTCTCTCATATAACTAACATACATGTTGCTTATTGTTGTAATACTTGTAATTTTCTATCATTATCTGCTAtgcactttgtgttttatatatCTGGAGGTTTTACATGCATCTTGAACTGGCTGATATTTTTTTTGGATGTGTGAATTTTTTATCTTGAAAGAGAAACTTCAGTTCTTAACTCTTTCAATACAATTTGTAAGTTTATGCCGAGCCTTCACCTGAACCCTTGATTTACCACAAACCATTTATAATCCTTCAATTTAGTTATAATTTCAAAAACGACTTCTTTGGGTTTGAAAACATAGACAAATACACCTGGTAAAATGATGCACTGATCAATAAAACGCTCTGTGTATATGTCCTTAAAGAAGTGATTCACAT
This window contains:
- the trpm7 gene encoding transient receptor potential cation channel subfamily M member 7 isoform X2; the protein is MSQKPWIESTFTKRECVYILPVSKDPHRCLPGCQICQQLVRCCCGRLVRQHVGFTASLATKYSDVKLGDNSNLSVPTVEEWSVEKHTEASPTDAYGVINFQGGSHSYRAKYARLSHDSRPESILQLMLKEWQMELPKILISVHGGVQNFELHPRIKQVVGKGLIKAAVTTGAWILTGGVNTGVAKHVGDALKKHCSRSSKKICTIGIAPWGVIENRNDLIGRDIVAPYQTLLNPLSKLNVLNNLHSHFLLVDDGTVGKYGAEVNLRRDLEKHINLQRIHARIGQGVPVVALIFEGGPNVILTVLEYLQESPPVPVVVCEGTGRAADILAYVHKQTEEGGGLPDGVETDILATIKKTFNFSHSDAIHLFQTLMECMKSKELITVFHISSEEHQDIDVAILRALLQGTNATAFDQLVLTLAWDRVDIAKNHVFVYGQQLLVSSLEQAMLDALVMDRVDFVKLLIENGVSMHRFLTINRLEELYNMKQPPNNPTLLHLVRDVKQSHLPPNYKITLIDVGLVIEYLMGGTYRCNYTRKRFRIIYNNLHGSNRRSGRHTAGPGSHLRKSHESFSMQADKKEKTRHNHFIKTAQPYKPKLESTQEQNKKRSKEEIVDIDDPETRRFPYPFNELLVWAVLMKRQKMSLFFWQHGEENMAKALVACKLCRSMGYEAKKSDVVDDTSEELKEYSNDFGTLAVDLLEQSFRQDETMAMKLLTYELKNWSNSTCLKLAVSSHLRPFVAHTCTQMLLSDMWMGRLNMRKNSWLF
- the trpm7 gene encoding transient receptor potential cation channel subfamily M member 7 isoform X3, with protein sequence MSQKPWIESTFTKRECVYILPVSKDPHRCLPGCQICQQLVRCCCGRLVRQHVGFTASLATKYSDVKLGDNSNLSVPTVEEWSVEKHTEASPTDAYGVINFQGGSHSYRAKYARLSHDSRPESILQLMLKEWQMELPKILISVHGGVQNFELHPRIKQVVGKGLIKAAVTTGAWILTGGVNTGVAKHVGDALKKHCSRSSKKICTIGIAPWGVIENRNDLIGRDIVAPYQTLLNPLSKLNVLNNLHSHFLLVDDGTVGKYGAEVNLRRDLEKHINLQRIHARIGQGVPVVALIFEGGPNVILTVLEYLQESPPVPVVVCEGTGRAADILAYVHKQTEEGGGLPDGVETDILATIKKTFNFSHSDAIHLFQTLMECMKSKELITVFHISSEEHQDIDVAILRALLQGELS